The following DNA comes from Streptomyces sp. NBC_00273.
GGCCAGTCGTGTGGCGGCGCAGCCGCGCGGGGCCGCGCTCTGGCCGACGAGCAGGGCACGCCGGGCCGCTTCGGCGGCCTCGTCCCAGCGGCCGAGGCTGTAGAGGCTCTCGGCCTTGTTCCCGCAGACCCAACCCTCGCTGTCCATGAGCCGGGATCTGCGGACCAGTTCGGCCCCCTGTTCGGCCAGTTCCACGGCTTCGCGGGACCGGCCCAGACTTTCCAACTGAGAGGTGAGATTGATATGCGCACGCCCTGCCAGCACGGTGAGCCCCAGTTCCGTGGCCCGTTCCCGGACCGCGTGCATCTCGGCGAGACCGCCCGGAGCGTCTCCGGAGTCGGTGAGCAGAGCTCCGACCGTGATCCTGGCGTTGAGCTCGGTCTCCTCGGCGCCGACCATCCGCGCGTACTCGACGGCGCGTTCGGCGGCGGCGAGGTTGCCGGGGCCCGGCTTGTGGAACATGCCCCAGCTCGCGGCCCGGACCAGGACCTCGGCGTGCACCTGGGACGGGGGCAGCCCGCGGACGAGGTCCTGCGCCTTGGCTATCTCCTCCCAGCCGTCGCCTCGCCCGAGGCCGGCGATCAGCCGGGAGCGCTCGGTCCAGAACCAGGCGGCCCGCAGCGGGTCGCGGTCGTCCTCCAGCAGGCGCAGCGCCGTCTTCGTGATCTTCAGGGCGCGGTCGCGCTCGCCGCCGTAGCGCGCCGCCACGGTGGCCTCGGCCAGCAGGTCGAGCCGCCGGAGCGCGGTGGTGGCCGGGTCGCAGCCGCACGGAGGGTACACCTCGGTGTAGTCCGCCGGGCGGAGCGCCTCGATGATGCCCTCCGGGGCGCTGTCCCACAGGTCCATGGCCCGTTCCAGCAGGCGCAGTTGCTCCGAGTAGGCGTGCCGGCGGCGGGCCACCACGGAGGCGGCGAGTACGGCGGGCAGCGCCTTGGCGGGATCGTTCGCGTGGAACCAGTAACTGGCCAGCCGGATGACCCGCTCCTCGACCCGGACGAGCGACCCGTCGGCCTCCATCGCCTCGGCGTAGCGGCGGTTGACGCGGGCCCGTTCCCCGGGCAGCAGGTCGTCGCTGACGGCCTCGCGCACCAGGGAGTGCCGGAAGCGGTAGCCGTCGCCGTCGGGGGTGGCGAGCAGGATGTTGGCCCCGACGGCGGCTCGCAGCGCTTCGATCAGCTCGTCCTCGGTGAGCCCGGCGACGGCGCGCAGCAGCGGGTACTCCACGGTGGAGCCGCCCTCCGCGACGATGCGCACCAACCGCTGGGTCTCGTCGGGGAGCACCTCGACACGGACGAGGAGCAGGTCGCGCAGGGATTCGGTGAGTCCGGTGCGGCAGCCGCTCTCCCTGGAGGCGACGAGTTCCTCGACGAAGAAGGCGTTGCCGTCCGACCGGTCGAAGACGGAGTCCACGAAGTCCTCGTCGGGCTGTGCGGCGAGGATGCCGGTGAGCTGGCGGCGTACTTCGGCCCGGTTGAAGCGGGACAGCTCGACGCGGTGGACGGTGCGGAGCCGGTCGAGTTCGGCGAGGAGCGGGCGCAGCGGGTGACGCCGGTGCACGTCGTCCGCACGGTAGGTGGCGACGATGACGAGCCGGCCGCTGGTGAGGGTGCGGAAGAGGTAGGAGAGCAGGTGCCGGGTGGAGGTGTCCGCCCAGTGCAGGTCCTCCAGGACGAGGACGACGGTGCGGTCGGCGGCGAGGCGCTCCAGCATCCGGGCCGTCAACTCGAAGAGCCGGGCGGTGCTCTCCTCGTCGTGCGGGCCGCGCGGGGTGTCGCCGAGTTCGGGGAGGATGCGGGCGAGTTCGTCCTCCTGGCCGGCGGCAGCAGCGGCCAGTTCCCCGGGCAGCAGCCGGTGCAGGGTGCGCAGGGCCGTCGAGAACGGGGCGAAGGGAAGGCCCTCCGCCCCGATCTCCACACAGCCTCCGACGGCGACGACCGCGCCGCGGCGGTCCGCCTCGCAGAGGAACTCCTCGGTGAGGCGGGTCTTGCCGACTCCGGCCTCTCCCCCGATGAGCATCGCCTGCGGTTCCTGCCCGGCGGCCCGGGTCAATGCGTCGGTGAGTACGGCCAGTTCATCGGCTCGGCCGACGAACACCGGGCTGACAGATCTGGTCTCCACGCCGCCGAGCATCGCACAGACGTCCTGCTCGGCGGCACTCGCCGCCGGTGCGCTCCTCATCACGTGTCAGGTCACGCGGTGCGCGGCGCGGAGCGGGCGGCACGGGCCGAGCGGGTGAACCGGCTCCGGAACGTTCTCACCCGCCTCCGGTGTTCCTGGCCCGGCAAGGAGGCGCGGTGCGCCCGCCGCGCCGCCCGGGCCGTGCGGTACTCGGCGGCCTCACGGATGAGGTCGGCGCTGCGGGCGGCGGTGGCGATCTCGTACTCGTACATCTCTGCTCCCTGGTCGCGTTGCTCGGGCACCTCGTTCGGTGTGATCCAAGATTCGCGCCCCAGGGGGTACCGGCACATCGGTCGCATGCCGCATCTGCCGGGGGCAGGGGGCCTTAGTCCGGGGCCGGGGAGCCCCGGGCCGGTCCGTGCGGACCTAAGGAACTGCCTAGGCGCCGGCTCCGGCCGCCTTGGGAATGGCGAGGAGGAGGTCGAAGTACATGAGGACGAAGAGCAGTACGCCGAGGGCACCCAGTCCGATGCCCGCCCAGGAGACGGACCGTACCCAGGTGGGGAGGGTGCGCTCGGGGCTGCTGAAGGCGGGGAGGGCCAGCACGAAGGTGGCGATGATCAGGGCGAGGGCGGAGAAGATGCCGTTCACCATCGCGGTGGCGTGCCACGGGTCGACGAACTGGGCGGCGATCTGCGCGTTGGCGTCGGCGGCCTGGGTCAGCTCCAGCCGGGCGGCGACGCTCGCACGCTCGGACACGATGCCCGCGACCCAGCTACCACTGAGGGCGACGACACCGAGGCCCGCGGCGACGATCGCGAAGGCCGCGGACCCGACCTGGCTCGGCTCCCCGTCCTCGGCCTGGTCGTCGGCGAACGCCTCGTCGTCCAGGTCCGTGTCGGTGACCTCGTCGGTGACCGCGGAGTCGGCTTCGACCTCGGCCGGCTGGGGGGTCTCGGCCTTGACCAGGTCAGCCGGGGTGGTGTCCGCCTCGGCGGCGTTCGGGGCGGGGGTCTTCGTGGTGTCCATGCGGGGCACCGTAGGCGCCCTGTCTGAGAGTTTTCTGAGAATCCGCTGGTTCCGGCCGTGGTGGGCCCCGCGGCCGGCGGAACCCGTGTGCGGGCCCGCCCGGAGGGGGCCCGGAGCGGGCTCAGGCGGACCGGGTCCCGGCCCACTCGTGGGAGAGGATCGACCAGACCTCGGTGTCCTGGCGGACTCCGCGGTGGAGGTAGTTCTCCCGCATGACGCCGTCGCGGGTCATC
Coding sequences within:
- a CDS encoding helix-turn-helix transcriptional regulator, encoding MLGGVETRSVSPVFVGRADELAVLTDALTRAAGQEPQAMLIGGEAGVGKTRLTEEFLCEADRRGAVVAVGGCVEIGAEGLPFAPFSTALRTLHRLLPGELAAAAAGQEDELARILPELGDTPRGPHDEESTARLFELTARMLERLAADRTVVLVLEDLHWADTSTRHLLSYLFRTLTSGRLVIVATYRADDVHRRHPLRPLLAELDRLRTVHRVELSRFNRAEVRRQLTGILAAQPDEDFVDSVFDRSDGNAFFVEELVASRESGCRTGLTESLRDLLLVRVEVLPDETQRLVRIVAEGGSTVEYPLLRAVAGLTEDELIEALRAAVGANILLATPDGDGYRFRHSLVREAVSDDLLPGERARVNRRYAEAMEADGSLVRVEERVIRLASYWFHANDPAKALPAVLAASVVARRRHAYSEQLRLLERAMDLWDSAPEGIIEALRPADYTEVYPPCGCDPATTALRRLDLLAEATVAARYGGERDRALKITKTALRLLEDDRDPLRAAWFWTERSRLIAGLGRGDGWEEIAKAQDLVRGLPPSQVHAEVLVRAASWGMFHKPGPGNLAAAERAVEYARMVGAEETELNARITVGALLTDSGDAPGGLAEMHAVRERATELGLTVLAGRAHINLTSQLESLGRSREAVELAEQGAELVRRSRLMDSEGWVCGNKAESLYSLGRWDEAAEAARRALLVGQSAAPRGCAATRLAHLALARGELTEAAHQLAAAHVHFGSHGNRPQPQQRIPLYRLAIGVAAAEGRIADVRTEASAAVAYGFPLGHHRYAWPLLLAAATAEADARGLPAAEAGRDAALDVLRTAARPLATPVPVWTAHAEYVRAELLRAEARDTLADWTAVEKAIRPLERPYLLARACHRLAEALLAAGDREPAAALLREAYATAERIGSRTLREDLALLAQRARLPLTDADSAAATQVPETDPVEALGLTSRERDVLRLVAAGSTNRKIAEELFISPKTASVHVSNILAKLGVTGRGEAAALAHRLHLFAAPAPVSPRPEAARPGV